A genomic region of Salinibacter pepae contains the following coding sequences:
- a CDS encoding proton-conducting transporter membrane subunit, whose protein sequence is MSRSTASRLPLVYTRLTWGLFALSLGLLVWSPDPEWAGEGLLRADGLTRVMALVTTFVSGIVHSFSRRYMAGAKRLNAFYGRLFGLTLIVLVLTAANHLVLFAGAWAAMGWVLADLIGHVRGWPQARAASRYARQHFLGGSALLAGALGLLGGSAGAWTISGVLAATEALPTLVVAGAAGLLLLAAMVQSALVPFHRWLLSSMTAPTPVSGFMHAGLVNAGGVLLARFAPVVFEAPAVMWAIVLAGGVSALLGQAWMLVQTDVKRQLGASTVAQMGFMVLQCGLGFVPAAIAHLILHGFYKAYLFLAAGSAVEHTTPDRPEASGAGALGGLVTAAAAVGGGALFAVLTGKSLTALNSGTVLTLFVVLAVLHATRTLVRRTSLSPAVRTALVPAVLLPALVLYAGVYKGVGALFADVPSAVAPTALTPLHGALLAVFVGAYIAVDRGWHRASTRLYVTLRNTAQPLSTTLLNNRDQYNAH, encoded by the coding sequence ATGTCCCGATCCACCGCCTCGCGCCTGCCGCTCGTGTACACGCGCCTCACGTGGGGCCTCTTTGCCCTGAGCCTGGGCCTGCTCGTCTGGTCCCCCGATCCGGAGTGGGCCGGGGAGGGGCTCCTGCGGGCCGACGGCCTCACGCGTGTGATGGCGCTCGTGACGACCTTCGTGAGCGGCATCGTGCACAGCTTCTCGCGCCGCTACATGGCGGGAGCGAAGCGCCTGAACGCGTTTTACGGCCGCCTCTTCGGGCTGACGCTGATCGTGCTGGTGCTGACGGCCGCCAACCACCTCGTGCTGTTTGCGGGGGCGTGGGCGGCGATGGGCTGGGTGCTGGCCGATCTGATCGGGCACGTCCGGGGCTGGCCGCAGGCGCGGGCGGCGTCGCGGTACGCGCGGCAGCACTTCCTGGGGGGCAGCGCCCTGCTGGCGGGCGCGCTCGGGCTGCTGGGGGGCAGCGCGGGGGCGTGGACCATCAGCGGCGTGCTGGCGGCCACGGAGGCCCTCCCGACGCTCGTCGTGGCGGGGGCCGCCGGCCTGCTGCTCCTCGCCGCGATGGTGCAGTCGGCCCTGGTGCCGTTCCACCGGTGGCTGCTGTCCTCAATGACGGCCCCGACCCCGGTCTCCGGGTTCATGCACGCGGGCCTCGTAAACGCGGGCGGCGTGCTCCTCGCGCGGTTTGCGCCCGTTGTGTTCGAGGCCCCCGCCGTGATGTGGGCCATCGTCCTCGCCGGGGGCGTCAGTGCGCTGCTGGGGCAGGCCTGGATGCTCGTGCAGACCGACGTGAAGCGGCAGCTGGGGGCGTCCACGGTGGCCCAGATGGGGTTTATGGTGCTGCAGTGCGGGCTGGGCTTTGTGCCCGCCGCCATCGCCCACCTGATCCTGCACGGGTTCTACAAGGCCTACCTCTTCCTCGCGGCCGGGTCGGCGGTGGAGCACACGACACCGGACCGGCCCGAGGCCTCGGGAGCGGGCGCGCTCGGGGGACTCGTCACGGCGGCCGCGGCGGTTGGCGGGGGCGCCCTGTTCGCCGTCCTCACCGGCAAGTCGCTGACCGCCCTCAACAGCGGGACCGTCCTCACGCTCTTTGTGGTGCTGGCGGTTCTGCACGCCACCCGCACGCTCGTGCGGCGCACGTCGCTCTCCCCGGCCGTGCGCACCGCGCTCGTCCCGGCCGTCCTGCTGCCCGCCCTCGTGCTGTACGCCGGCGTCTACAAGGGCGTGGGGGCGCTCTTTGCGGACGTGCCCTCCGCCGTGGCCCCGACGGCGCTCACGCCGCTGCACGGCGCGCTTCTGGCCGTCTTTGTCGGGGCCTACATCGCCGTGGACCGCGGGTGGCACCGGGCCAGCACGCGCCTCTACGTGACGCTCCGCAACACCGCCCAGCCCCTGTCGACCACGCTTCTCAACAACCGCGACCAGTACAATGCCCATTGA